A single window of Eucalyptus grandis isolate ANBG69807.140 chromosome 1, ASM1654582v1, whole genome shotgun sequence DNA harbors:
- the LOC104434369 gene encoding ABC transporter B family member 11 has protein sequence MAIETSATEDSGTNGATTSRSLEVAMDAVKSPAVNENEQDSNKSKGDEKGNSVPFHKLFSFADSTDMLLMVVGSIGAVGSGLSMPLMTLLFGELINTFGQNQANSSNIVNLVSKISLKFVYLAIGCGSAAFIQVSCWMVTGERQAARIRGLYLQTILRQDVAFFDKETNTGEVVGRMSGDTVLIQDAMGEKVGKFIQLVSTFVGGFVIAFIKGWLLTLVMLTMIPLLVTAGGIMSLILSKAASRGQSAYAKAANVVEQTIGSIRTVASFTGEKRAIAVYSKFLVDAYKSGVHEGLAAGLGLGTVMLIIFGGYAMAIWYGAKLIASHKKGYDGGTVINVIMAVLTGSMSLGQASPSISAFAAGKAAAYKMFETIERKPEINSFDTKGKKLDEIRGDIELRDVYFSYPARPDEQIFNGFSLSIPSGTTAALVGQSGSGKSTVISLIERFYDPHAGEVLIDGINLKEFQLKWIRSKIGLVSQEPVLFACSIKDNIAYGKEGTTLEEIKAAAELANAAKFIDKLPQGFDTMVGEHGTQLSGGQKQRVAIARAILKNPRILLLDEATSALDAESERIVQEALDRIMGNRTTVIVAHRLSTVRNADMIAVIHRGKMVEKGSHSELVKDPDGAYSQLIRLQEVNKESEQAPDDQNRSEITEYNRQSSQRMSYKKSISRGSSIGNSSRHSLSVSFGLPTGLNVADDTMAGPQSAAPGSTEKPPKVSLGRLARLNKPEVPVLLIGTIAAVANGVIFPIFGILISSVIKIFYEPPPELRKHSKFWALMFLVLGIASFVAIPARTYLFSVAGCKLIERIRLMCFEKVVRMEVSWFDEPDHSSGAIGARLSADAASVRALVGDALALMVQNMASAVAGLVIAFVASWQLALIILVLIPLIGLNGFVQVKFMKGFSADAKMMYEEASQVATDAVGSIRTVASFCAEEKIMQLYKKKCEGPMRTGIRQGLISGIGFGLSNFLLFCVYATSFYAGAQLIKDGKTTFSAVFRVFFALTMAAIGIAQSSSFTPDSSKAKVAAASIFAIIDRKSTIDPSDESGTKLDNVKGEIELRHVNFKYPSRPDVQIFRDLSLAIHSGKTVALVGESGSGKSTVVALLQRFYDPDSGHITLDGVDIKALQLKWLRQQMGLVGQEPVLFNETIRANIAYGKDGDATEQEILAASELANAHKFISGLQQGYDTMVGERGVQLSGGQKQRVAIARAIVKSPKILLLDEATSALDAESERVVQDALDRVVVNRTTVVVAHRLSTIKNADVIAVVKNGVIVEKGKHETLVKIKDGFYASLIALHTSASTV, from the exons ATGGCTATCGAAACTAGTGCCACCGAAGATTCAGGAACCAATGGAGCCACCACATCGAGAAGCCTTGAGGTGGCGATGGATGCAGTAAAGAGCCCCGCCGTGAATGAGAATGAGCAGGACTCCAACAAGAGCAAGGGAGATGAGAAAGGGAACTCGGTTCCATTCCACAAGCTGTTCTCATTTGCTGATTCTACTGATATGCTATTGATGGTTGTTGGGTCAATAGGGGCAGTCGGGAGTGGCCTTTCTATGCCCCTTATGACCCTATTGTTCGGAGAGCTGATCAATACATTCGGGCAGAACCAGGCTAACAGTTCTAATATTGTAAATCTTGTGTCCAAG ATATCTCTGAAGTTTGTCTACCTGGCGATTGGGTGTGGTTCAGCGGCCTTTATTC AGGTGTCATGCTGGATGGTCACTGGCGAGCGACAGGCTGCAAGAATAAGGGGCCTGTATTTGCAAACTATATTGAGACAAGATGTCGCGTTTTTTGACAAAGAGACTAACACCGGAGAGGTCGTCGGGAGAATGTCGGGTGACACAGTTCTCATCCAGGATGCCATGGGTGAAAAG GTGGGGAAGTTCATACAGCTCGTGTCAACATTTGTTGGAGGCTTCGTGATAGCATTTATCAAGGGGTGGCTCTTGACCCTGGTCATGCTGACCATGATTCCTCTGCTAGTGACTGCGGGTGGAATTATGTCTCTCATCCTCTCAAAGGCGGCATCTCGTGGGCAAAGTGCATATGCAAAGGCAGCAAATGTTGTTGAACAGACGATTGGTTCAATCAGGACG GTTGCATCGTTTACCGGAGAGAAGCGAGCAATCGCAGTTTACAGCAAATTCCTTGTGGATGCATACAAATCAGGTGTCCACGAAGGCCTGGCGGCTGGATTAGGTCTTGGAACGGTCATGCTTATCATCTTTGGCGGTTATGCTATGGCGATATGGTATGGCGCGAAGTTGATAGCATCACACAAGAAGGGATATGATGGGGGCACAGTGATTAATGTGATCATGGCAGTCTTGACTGGTTCCAT GTCTCTTGGGCAGGCTTCTCCAAGCATCAGTGCATTTGCTGCTGGTAAAGCTGCTGCTTATAAGATGTTCGAGACCATTGAAAGGAAGCCAGAGATCAATTCTTTTGATACCAAGGGAAAGAAACTAGACGAGATTCGTGGAGATATAGAGTTAAGGGATGTATATTTCAGTTACCCAGCCAGGCCCGACGAGCAAATATTCAATGGGTTCTCTCTTAGTATCCCGAGTGGTACAACTGCTGCTTTGGTTGGACAAAGCGGAAGTGGAAAGTCCACGGTCATCAGTCTAATAGAGAGATTCTACGACCCACACGCCGGTGAAGTACTTATTGATGGTATCAACCTTAAAGAGTTTCAACTTAAATGGATCAGGAGCAAAATCGGGCTTGTCAGCCAGGAGCCAGTGTTATTCGCGTGCAGCATCAAGGACAATATTGCATATGGAAAGGAAGGCACCACGCTTGAAGAAATCAAAGCTGCTGCAGAACTTGCAAATGCTGCCAAGTTCATAGACAAGTTGCCGCAG GGCTTCGACACTATGGTTGGTGAACATGGGACTCAGCTGTCTGGTGGGCAGAAGCAAAGAGTAGCCATAGCAAGAGCGATTCTTAAAAATCCTCGTATTTTGCTCCTGGATGAAGCTACAAGTGCACTCGACGCGGAATCTGAGAGGATAGTCCAAGAAGCCTTGGACAGGATTATGGGCAACCGGACAACTGTCATTGTTGCGCACCGTTTGAGCACAGTTAGGAATGCCGATATGATTGCTGTTATTCATCGCGGAAAAATGGTGGAGAAAG GTTCACATTCTGAACTGGTCAAAGATCCAGACGGTGCATATTCTCAGCTAATTCGCTTGCAGGAAGTGAACAAAGAATCCGAACAAGCCCCAGATGACCAAAACAGGTCAGAgattactgaatataacagacaGTCCAGTCAAAGGATGTCGTACAAAAAATCCATTAGTCGGGGATCATCTATAGGGAATAGCAGTCGCCACTCGTTGTCAGTCTCCTTTGGTCTTCCCACTGGACTTAACGTTGCTGATGATACCATGGCTGGACCACAATCCGCTGCTCCTGGGAGCACAGAAAAACCACCAAAGGTCTCACTAGGCCGGCTTGCTCGTCTCAACAAACCAGAAGTTCCTGTCTTGCTAATTGGAACTATTGCTGCAGTTGCTAATGGCGTGATATTTCCAATTTTTGGCATACTTATATCCAGCGTTATCAAGATATTTTATGAACCACCACCTGAACTTAGAAAGCATTCTAAGTTTTGGGCACTGATGTTTCTGGTCCTTGGCATTGCATCATTCGTGGCAATTCCAGCTCGTACATACTTGTTCTCTGTGGCTGGCTGTAAGTTAATCGAGAGAATAAGGCTGATGTGTTTTGAAAAGGTGGTCCGCATGGAGGTGAGCTGGTTTGATGAACCTGATCACTCAAGTGGTGCCATCGGAGCGAGGCTCTCAGCAGACGCAGCATCAGTGCGAGCCCTAGTTGGAGATGCATTAGCTCTGATGGTGCAGAACATGGCATCGGCAGTGGCTGGTTTGGTCATTGCTTTTGTTGCAAGTTGGCAACTGGCGCTGATCATCCTCGTCTTAATCCCTCTAATTGGTCTCAATGGATTTGTACAAGTGAAGTTCATGAAAGGATTCAGTGCAGATGCAAAG ATGATGTACGAGGAAGCAAGCCAAGTAGCTACTGATGCGGTTGGAAGTATAAGGACTGTAGCTTCTTTCTGTGCCGAAGAGAAGATAATGCAACTTTACAAGAAGAAATGTGAAGGCCCCATGAGGACAGGCATTCGACAAGGACTGATTAGCGGAATTGGGTTTGGCTTGTCCAACTTCCTGCTGTTCTGTGTTTATGCAACAAGTTTCTATGCTGGAGCACAACTTATTAAGGACGGCAAAACTACCTTCTCAGCAGTCTTCAGG GTTTTCTTTGCTCTGACCATGGCAGCCATTGGAATTGCACAATCGAGTTCCTTCACTCCCGATTCCAGTAAAGCCAAAGTCGCTGCTGCTTCCATTTTTGCGATAATAGACCGCAAATCCACTATAGACCCGAGTGATGAGTCGGGGACAAAATTAGACAATGTGAAGGGAGAGATTGAGCTTCGCCATGTCAACTTCAAATATCCCTCTAGGCCAGACGTTCAAATTTTCCGTGATCTCAGCCTGGCCATTCACTCTGGAAAG ACTGTTGCCTTGGTTGGAGAAAGCGGAAGCGGAAAATCGACAGTGGTAGCATTGCTGCAACGCTTTTATGATCCTGATTCTGGTCACATTACGCTCGACGGAGTGGATATTAAGGCGTTGCAACTCAAGTGGTTGAGGCAGCAAATGGGTCTGGTCGGTCAAGAACCGGTTTTATTCAATGAGACAATTCGTGCCAACATAGCTTACGGAAAGGATGGAGATGCGACCGAGCAAGAAATACTCGCCGCATCAGAATTAGCAAATGCTCACAAGTTCATTAGCGGACTACAACAG GGATATGATACTATGGTTGGCGAAAGAGGGGTCCAGTTATCTGGTGGCCAAAAGCAACGAGTGGCCATCGCTCGAGCTATAGTAAAGAGTCCTAAAATCCTTTTGCTTGACGAGGCTACAAGCGCATTGGATGCAGAATCCGAGAGAGTGGTTCAAGATGCATTGGACCGAGTCGTGGTGAACCGAACCACAGTCGTGGTGGCTCATAGGTTGTCCACGATCAAGAACGCAGACGTGATTGCGGTGGTTAAAAATGGAGTCATCGTCGAGAAAGGAAAGCACGAGACTTTGGTCAAAATCAAGGATGGTTTCTATGCATCTTTAATTGCCCTACACACCAGTGCTTCTACTGTATGA